A single Ciona intestinalis chromosome 14, KH, whole genome shotgun sequence DNA region contains:
- the LOC100181024 gene encoding survival motor neuron protein-like, with protein sequence MSRKTSETVFRHSKATPDECGNVAWEDDALIKAYDTAVSNLQNFDLRTSPYQSSPPYDASATVSNETGYVVWSRTPKVEVQHYADDIKQNEEYVEENDETWSAGDECMAYFYEDGLYYPAVIQSVDYDDGTATVEYTDYNGGPEAVQLEDIHPRRLWNLSEVESNLSETTQSCSSSVANNADDERQKKENKPRLKSSHHNHKQFIPKPFNLMPPSPWMLPPDLNTTTNDVNSLSKDALSNMFASWYMAGYQTGFHRGLASSCCKNNCKK encoded by the exons atgtctCGAAAGACGAGTGAAACCGTGTTCAGGCACAGTAAAGCTACGCCAGATGAGTGTGGAAACGTAGCGTGGGAGGACGATGCATTAATTAAGGCGTATGATACGGCGGTATCAAATCTACAGAATTTCGACTTACGTACAAGTCCTTATCAGTCTTCCCCACCGTACGATGCCTCAGCTACCGTGTCTAACGAAACTGGTTACGTTGTTTGGAGCAGAACACCAAAAGTAGAGGTACAGCATTATGCCGatgatattaaacaaaatgaagaAT ATGTCGAAGAAAATGATGAAACATGGTCCGCTGGTGACGAATGCATGGCATATTTCTATGAGGATGGACTGTACTACCCTGCTGTCATACAATCTGTTGATTATGATGACGGAACAGCTACTGTGGAATATACCGACTACAACGGGGGTCCTGAGGCTGTACAGTTAGAAGACATACATCCGCGCCGGCTATGGAATCTCTCAGAAGTTGAATCAAATTTAAGCGAAACAACGCAATCATGTTCGAGCTCTGTAGCTAATAATGCTGATGATGAGCGgcagaaaaaagaaaataaacctCGTTTAAAATCTTCACATCATAACCATAAACAATTCATTCCGAAACCTTTTAATCTAATGCCGCCGTCTCCATGGATGTTACCGCCGGATTTAAATACGACAACGAATGATGTTAACAGCTTATCAAAAGACGCACTTTCGAATATGTTCGCCAGTTGGTATATGGCAGGGTATCAGACTGGTTTTCATAGAGGTCTAGCGTCTTCTTGTTGCaaaaataattgcaaaaaatGA